One genomic region from Sphingomicrobium aestuariivivum encodes:
- the hutU gene encoding urocanate hydratase has product MTDPRRDNSRVIHARTGPEKVAKHWTTEAAVRMLQNNLDPAVAEAPEELVVYGGIGRAARNWAAYDKIIETLERLEEDQTLLVQSGKPVGVFPTHKDAPRVLIANSNLVPKWATWEHFNELDAKGLMMYGQMTAGSWIYIGSQGIVQGTYETFAEMGRQHFGGDLSGKWVLTAGLGGMGGAQPLAAVMAGAHCIAIECQESRIDKRLETRYLDHKAHSIEEALEIIAKADKPTSVGVLGNAAEILPEMVEKGIRPDAVTDQTSAHDPANGYCPAGWSVAKWTEMREKDPALVAAEARKSMAVHVRAMLAYHEMGIPTFDYGNNIRQEAFDEGVDNAFDFPGFVPAYVRPLFCRGVGPFRWAALSGDPEDIAKTDAKVKELIPDDPHLHRWLDMAAERISFQGLPARICWVGLGQRHRLGLAFNEMVRNGELKAPVVIGRDHLDSGSVASPNRETESMMDGSDAVSDWPILNALLNTAGGATWVSFHHGGGVGMGYSQHSGVVIVADGSEDADARLGRVLWNDPGTGVMRHADAGYDIAKECAREQGLDLPMLENDQ; this is encoded by the coding sequence ATGACCGACCCGCGCCGCGACAACAGCCGCGTCATCCACGCCCGCACCGGCCCCGAAAAGGTGGCCAAGCACTGGACCACCGAGGCCGCCGTGCGGATGCTCCAGAACAACCTCGACCCCGCCGTCGCCGAGGCACCCGAGGAGCTGGTCGTCTATGGCGGCATCGGCCGCGCCGCGCGCAACTGGGCCGCCTACGACAAGATCATCGAGACGCTCGAGCGGCTGGAGGAGGACCAGACGCTGCTGGTCCAGTCGGGCAAGCCCGTCGGTGTCTTCCCGACCCACAAGGATGCACCGCGCGTCCTCATCGCCAATTCCAATCTCGTCCCCAAATGGGCGACCTGGGAGCATTTCAACGAGCTCGATGCCAAGGGCCTCATGATGTACGGCCAGATGACCGCGGGCAGCTGGATCTACATCGGCAGCCAGGGCATCGTGCAGGGCACCTACGAGACCTTCGCCGAGATGGGCCGCCAGCATTTCGGGGGCGACCTTTCGGGCAAGTGGGTGCTCACCGCGGGCCTCGGCGGGATGGGCGGCGCGCAGCCGCTTGCCGCGGTCATGGCAGGCGCCCATTGCATCGCCATCGAGTGCCAGGAAAGCCGCATCGATAAGCGCCTCGAGACGCGTTATCTCGACCATAAGGCGCATTCGATCGAGGAAGCGCTCGAGATCATCGCCAAGGCGGACAAGCCGACCAGCGTCGGCGTCCTCGGCAATGCCGCCGAGATCCTCCCCGAGATGGTGGAAAAAGGCATCCGCCCCGACGCGGTCACCGACCAGACGAGCGCGCACGATCCCGCCAACGGCTACTGCCCCGCCGGCTGGAGCGTCGCCAAGTGGACCGAGATGCGCGAGAAGGATCCCGCCCTCGTCGCGGCCGAAGCGCGCAAGTCGATGGCGGTGCATGTGCGCGCGATGCTCGCCTACCACGAAATGGGCATCCCGACGTTCGACTATGGCAACAATATCCGGCAGGAAGCCTTCGACGAGGGCGTCGACAATGCCTTCGACTTCCCCGGTTTCGTGCCTGCCTATGTCCGTCCGCTCTTCTGCCGCGGCGTCGGGCCGTTCCGCTGGGCCGCGCTGTCCGGCGATCCCGAGGATATCGCCAAGACCGACGCCAAGGTGAAGGAGTTGATCCCCGACGATCCGCACCTCCACCGCTGGCTCGACATGGCGGCCGAGAGGATTTCCTTCCAGGGCTTGCCCGCGCGCATCTGCTGGGTCGGCCTCGGCCAGCGCCACCGCCTCGGCCTCGCCTTCAACGAGATGGTTCGGAATGGCGAACTCAAGGCCCCCGTGGTGATCGGCCGCGACCATCTCGATTCAGGCTCGGTCGCCAGCCCCAACCGCGAGACCGAGAGCATGATGGACGGCTCGGACGCGGTCAGCGATTGGCCGATCCTCAACGCCCTCCTCAACACCGCGGGCGGCGCGACCTGGGTCAGCTTCCATCACGGCGGCGGGGTCGGCATGGGCTATTCGCAGCATAGTGGCGTGGTCATCGTCGCCGACGGCTCGGAAGACGCCGACGCACGCCTCGGCCGCGTCCTGTGGAACGACCCCGGCACGGGCGTCATGCGCCACGCCGATGCGGGCTATGACATCGCGAAAGAGTGTGCGCGCGAACAGGGTCTCGACCTTCCCATGCTGGAGAACGACCAGTGA